The Chitinophaga sp. H8 genome contains a region encoding:
- a CDS encoding FecR family protein, whose product MQDDRLTWLFFRYFEKTASQEERDEFMLLLRDPANEAQIKKLMEQAYQSFTPEQPLFSEAQSEKLFAAISDSQDIITPLRIEKSYFAWKRLAAAAAVLLLITTGWYQWQKKYRPVQVAGQHSQQDVAPGNNKAVLTLADGSSITLDSVANRIIQHGNISISQQNGQLQYTTNTPPEQVSYNKLTTPKGGQYQLTLPDGSKVWLNSASALTFPTAFNGPQRIVKLQGQGYFEIAKKAAQPFIVQVNQLEIQVLGTQFDIMAYDDESTVNTTLLQGAVKVKEAGAEKILQPGQQAIFNPQDRSMSVQNADTDRVTAWKNGRFIFNNADLATILREISRWYNVDIVYKAKPGNATYGGAISRNLNLSDVLKALEENDNNHHFRIEDRQIIVLP is encoded by the coding sequence ATGCAGGATGACAGGCTTACCTGGCTATTTTTCCGTTACTTCGAAAAAACTGCCAGCCAGGAAGAGCGGGATGAATTTATGTTGCTGTTGCGCGATCCGGCCAATGAAGCACAGATAAAAAAACTGATGGAACAGGCTTACCAAAGCTTTACTCCAGAGCAACCGCTATTCAGCGAAGCACAAAGCGAAAAACTATTTGCGGCGATCTCAGACAGTCAGGATATTATTACACCACTCCGGATAGAAAAAAGCTATTTTGCCTGGAAACGCCTGGCAGCCGCTGCAGCGGTATTATTATTGATTACCACAGGATGGTACCAATGGCAAAAAAAATACCGCCCGGTACAGGTGGCCGGGCAACATAGTCAGCAAGACGTGGCGCCTGGTAATAACAAAGCGGTGCTTACACTTGCTGATGGTTCCAGCATCACCCTCGACAGCGTGGCCAACCGTATCATCCAACACGGCAATATCAGTATCAGCCAACAAAACGGTCAACTGCAATACACTACGAATACACCTCCTGAACAGGTAAGCTATAACAAACTTACTACACCTAAAGGCGGACAGTACCAGCTTACCCTGCCTGATGGCAGTAAGGTATGGCTGAACTCCGCCTCTGCCCTCACCTTCCCGACTGCTTTCAATGGTCCGCAAAGGATCGTTAAACTACAGGGACAGGGGTACTTCGAAATTGCTAAAAAAGCAGCACAACCATTTATCGTGCAGGTGAACCAGCTGGAGATACAGGTGCTCGGCACCCAGTTTGATATCATGGCCTATGATGATGAAAGCACAGTTAATACCACCCTGCTGCAAGGTGCTGTAAAAGTAAAAGAAGCCGGTGCAGAAAAAATCCTCCAGCCTGGCCAACAAGCCATTTTTAATCCACAGGATCGTTCCATGTCTGTACAAAACGCAGATACCGACCGGGTTACAGCCTGGAAAAATGGCCGGTTTATTTTCAATAATGCCGACCTCGCCACTATTCTCCGCGAAATATCCAGATGGTACAATGTAGACATCGTTTATAAAGCTAAACCCGGCAATGCTACCTATGGTGGCGCTATCAGCCGTAACTTAAACCTGTCTGATGTATTAAAGGCACTCGAAGAAAACGACAACAACCATCACTTCCGTATTGAAGACAGGCAAATAATTGTTCTTCCCTGA
- a CDS encoding RNA polymerase sigma factor: MSIKPAHNEITLLHQVAQGNQEAFADLFQAYHQSLAAYVFRITESMEMTEDIVQDVFIKLWLKREILPGLTSFTNYLFILCRNYTFRCLRKKATDHQRNISWGEQFEETTGPADDNNIGDTYRALIDAAIAQLPPQQQKVYFLSRHEGMKHAEIAAQLGITAETSKKHMKLALRSITAYVHGHMDTVILLILLTPITLP; this comes from the coding sequence TTGTCAATTAAACCAGCCCATAATGAGATAACATTACTTCACCAGGTAGCACAAGGAAATCAGGAAGCCTTTGCCGACTTGTTTCAGGCGTACCATCAGTCGCTGGCAGCTTATGTGTTCAGGATCACTGAGTCGATGGAAATGACAGAAGACATCGTACAGGATGTATTCATCAAGCTCTGGTTGAAAAGGGAGATATTACCAGGCCTGACCAGTTTTACCAACTATCTGTTTATCCTCTGCAGGAACTACACTTTCAGATGCCTCCGAAAAAAGGCAACTGATCACCAACGTAATATCTCCTGGGGAGAACAATTTGAAGAAACAACCGGCCCGGCGGATGATAATAATATAGGAGATACTTACCGGGCGCTGATTGATGCGGCCATCGCACAATTACCTCCACAACAACAAAAAGTTTATTTCCTCAGCCGGCATGAAGGGATGAAGCATGCCGAAATTGCGGCACAACTGGGCATCACTGCTGAAACCTCTAAAAAGCATATGAAACTGGCCCTGCGAAGCATTACAGCTTATGTACATGGCCACATGGATACAGTCATCTTATTGATATTGCTTACGCCCATTACCCTCCCCTGA
- the rbsK gene encoding ribokinase, producing the protein MSAKKIIVVGSTNMDMVVKTSHIPVPGETVLGGSFFMNPGGKGANQAVAVARLGGEVSFISKVGNDIFGKQSSQLFEEEGISTRYLLADAGEPSGVALITVDAHGENSIVVASGANANLLPKDLEAALNEIAGAGILLMQLEIPMETVHFAAKYAASLGIKVILNPAPMNTLTPELLQHVHIITPNSKEAEMLSGIPVNSIADARKAATLIAGMGVKNVVITMGAQGALILEDGRFEEVPARPVEAVDTTAAGDVFNGALAVALSEGKTLAEAVQFACQAAAISVTRLGAQSSIPHRNELIVSNLPRL; encoded by the coding sequence ATGAGTGCAAAAAAGATCATTGTAGTGGGCAGTACCAATATGGATATGGTAGTGAAAACAAGCCATATTCCCGTGCCCGGTGAAACGGTGTTGGGAGGTTCGTTTTTTATGAATCCGGGAGGAAAAGGGGCTAATCAGGCGGTGGCTGTAGCACGTTTAGGAGGAGAAGTATCTTTTATTTCCAAGGTAGGCAACGATATATTTGGTAAGCAGTCATCCCAGTTGTTTGAAGAAGAAGGGATCAGCACCAGGTATTTATTAGCTGATGCCGGAGAGCCTTCCGGTGTAGCATTGATCACCGTAGATGCCCATGGAGAGAATAGTATTGTGGTAGCCTCCGGCGCTAATGCCAATCTGCTGCCTAAAGACCTGGAAGCTGCATTGAATGAAATTGCTGGTGCAGGTATATTATTGATGCAGTTGGAGATTCCTATGGAAACAGTCCATTTTGCAGCAAAATATGCAGCATCCCTGGGTATTAAAGTGATCCTGAACCCGGCGCCTATGAATACCCTGACACCGGAATTATTACAGCATGTACATATTATTACACCTAATAGTAAAGAAGCCGAAATGTTATCGGGCATTCCTGTGAACAGTATAGCAGATGCCAGAAAAGCCGCAACACTCATTGCGGGGATGGGAGTGAAGAATGTGGTGATCACGATGGGGGCACAGGGCGCATTGATATTGGAAGATGGAAGATTTGAAGAAGTGCCTGCCCGTCCGGTAGAAGCAGTAGATACTACGGCAGCGGGAGATGTATTTAACGGTGCACTGGCAGTAGCGTTATCTGAAGGTAAAACCCTGGCAGAGGCGGTTCAGTTTGCCTGCCAGGCGGCAGCTATTTCTGTTACCCGGTTAGGTGCACAATCTTCCATACCACACAGAAATGAGTTGATCGTAAGCAATCTGCCCAGGTTGTAG
- a CDS encoding GRP family sugar transporter, protein MFIVESYAVAVFFCIITMLCWGSWANTQKLVHGKWRFELFYWDYVIGIFLVSLLGAFTLGSYGEQGRSFVPDLLQATSSNIGSAFIGGIVFNLANILLTAAIAIAGMSVAFPVGIGIALVWGVLMNYFLVARGNPMLLFIGVLLVTVAIILNAMAYRAAAAQKKKAGAKGIILSVIAGVLMSFFYRFIAVAMDLNNFVDPEPGKMTPYTAFVIFAGGILVSNILFNTVMMKRPLEGERLSYADYFKGGWQVHAVGLLGGAIWAIGNLFNLIAAGKAGPAISYGLGQGATLVAAIWGVWVWKEFKNSSSYITRLLAGMFVCFVIGLALIIISGGS, encoded by the coding sequence ATGTTTATTGTAGAAAGCTATGCTGTTGCTGTTTTCTTTTGCATTATTACCATGTTATGCTGGGGATCGTGGGCCAATACGCAAAAATTGGTACACGGTAAGTGGCGGTTTGAACTGTTCTACTGGGATTATGTAATTGGTATTTTCCTGGTATCCTTGCTGGGGGCTTTTACGTTGGGTAGTTATGGAGAGCAGGGCCGGAGTTTTGTCCCCGATTTGCTGCAGGCTACTTCCAGTAATATCGGCAGTGCCTTTATCGGCGGGATTGTATTTAACCTGGCCAATATCCTGCTTACTGCTGCGATTGCTATTGCGGGGATGTCGGTGGCCTTCCCGGTGGGTATAGGTATTGCGCTGGTGTGGGGCGTATTGATGAACTACTTCCTGGTTGCCAGAGGTAATCCCATGTTACTTTTTATAGGGGTATTGCTGGTAACGGTAGCGATTATCCTGAATGCGATGGCTTACCGGGCTGCAGCGGCCCAAAAGAAAAAGGCGGGTGCAAAAGGAATCATCCTTTCCGTAATAGCAGGGGTTTTGATGTCCTTCTTTTACCGCTTTATTGCGGTAGCAATGGACCTGAACAACTTTGTAGATCCGGAGCCAGGCAAGATGACGCCTTATACCGCCTTTGTAATTTTTGCAGGAGGGATATTGGTGAGTAATATATTATTCAATACCGTGATGATGAAACGTCCACTGGAAGGAGAGCGGTTATCTTATGCAGATTACTTTAAAGGCGGCTGGCAGGTGCATGCTGTAGGTTTATTGGGAGGTGCTATCTGGGCAATAGGCAATTTGTTTAACCTCATTGCGGCAGGTAAGGCCGGCCCGGCTATTTCTTATGGATTAGGCCAGGGGGCTACACTGGTAGCAGCGATATGGGGCGTATGGGTATGGAAGGAATTTAAAAATTCAAGTTCGTATATTACCCGGTTGCTGGCTGGTATGTTTGTTTGTTTTGTAATTGGGCTGGCATTAATTATTATTTCCGGAGGTTCCTGA
- a CDS encoding nucleoside hydrolase encodes MMHTLIKITAFCALPFLLRGNVSAQTHKPVTVIFDTDIGNDIDDVLALSMLYTYQQAGRIDLKAITVSKAHPYAVAFTDLMNRYNKMGNIPIGYVGAKGATPDSGLYTGQTLGYREQGKKVFTANLQLADQVPEAYKLQRKVLGAAPDGSVVMIVVGFSTNIARLLASGKDEYSNLSGRELVAKKVKKLYMMAGMFGDNPFPEYNVVEDSSAARIVFEQWPGKVVTSGFEVGARIHFPAKALIRSFPQLWDHPMVNAYFHYIKMPYDRETWDLTSVLHAVEGDKHYFRESAAGVVKIAPDGKSTFSEQAGGKHHILFLDENKIAPIIHRFVQTVGGHY; translated from the coding sequence ATGATGCATACACTCATTAAGATAACTGCATTTTGCGCACTGCCTTTTTTATTAAGAGGTAATGTATCAGCACAAACACACAAACCGGTGACGGTTATTTTTGATACGGATATTGGCAACGATATAGATGATGTACTGGCATTATCTATGCTATATACCTATCAGCAAGCAGGTCGGATCGATCTAAAAGCCATTACAGTCAGCAAAGCGCATCCCTATGCGGTAGCTTTTACTGATCTGATGAACCGCTACAATAAAATGGGGAATATCCCTATTGGGTATGTTGGCGCCAAAGGGGCTACTCCTGATTCCGGCTTGTATACGGGGCAAACCCTGGGATACCGGGAGCAGGGTAAAAAAGTTTTTACGGCTAATCTGCAACTGGCAGATCAGGTGCCAGAAGCCTATAAACTGCAAAGAAAAGTATTGGGCGCAGCGCCGGATGGATCTGTGGTGATGATCGTAGTAGGGTTTTCTACCAATATTGCCCGCCTGCTGGCATCCGGAAAGGATGAATATTCCAATTTAAGCGGCAGGGAACTGGTAGCTAAAAAAGTAAAGAAGCTGTATATGATGGCAGGAATGTTTGGTGATAACCCCTTTCCGGAATACAATGTGGTAGAGGATAGCAGTGCTGCGCGTATTGTATTTGAACAATGGCCGGGTAAAGTGGTTACCAGCGGATTCGAGGTGGGGGCCCGTATCCATTTCCCTGCAAAGGCCCTGATCCGTAGTTTTCCGCAGCTGTGGGACCATCCGATGGTGAACGCTTATTTCCATTATATTAAAATGCCTTACGACCGTGAAACATGGGATCTTACCAGTGTACTGCATGCAGTGGAAGGCGATAAACATTATTTCCGGGAGTCAGCTGCCGGGGTTGTTAAAATAGCACCCGACGGGAAAAGTACTTTCAGTGAACAGGCGGGTGGAAAACATCATATCCTGTTCCTGGATGAAAATAAGATTGCGCCTATCATCCACCGGTTTGTACAAACAGTGGGAGGGCATTATTGA
- a CDS encoding MerC domain-containing protein yields MQVKSNYRSRWDVIGIGASLACALHCVLLPVVFTTLPLFGIELLENIYLEIATILVSMSVGGWALWKGYRQVHHHFSIVLLFLMGLVFMISGNFFSTESLHMSAKLIGAALIITAHIRNWRQSRYYAYCGTKNQSPAK; encoded by the coding sequence ATGCAAGTGAAATCAAATTACCGTTCCAGATGGGATGTTATCGGCATCGGTGCTTCCCTGGCCTGTGCCCTGCATTGTGTATTGTTACCGGTTGTTTTTACCACATTACCTTTATTTGGGATAGAGCTCCTGGAAAATATTTACCTGGAAATTGCCACCATTCTGGTGTCTATGAGCGTAGGTGGCTGGGCCTTATGGAAAGGTTATCGCCAGGTACACCATCATTTTTCTATCGTCCTGCTCTTTCTGATGGGGCTGGTGTTCATGATCTCAGGCAACTTTTTTTCGACAGAAAGTTTACACATGTCTGCCAAATTGATCGGTGCAGCGTTGATCATTACTGCACATATCCGGAACTGGCGGCAGAGTAGGTATTATGCTTATTGCGGTACAAAAAATCAATCTCCGGCAAAATAA
- a CDS encoding alkaline phosphatase, which yields MKRRDFFRNASLTALGASLLGPSQLVAAGNAKKRGKTAKNIIFLVSDGMSTGTLNMASLLMQRKYGRQSQWLQLYEQNLVTRALMDTASANSLVTDSAAASSSWGGGVRVPNGALNVSADGTAHKPILQKFKAAGKAVGCVTTVPITHATPAGFCVTSKSRGDQEEIALQYLPLKFDVMMGGGLEYFSKEKRKDKADVFQQFEQAGYAVVQDKNTMQALNAPAGKPVLGVFYEGGLPYSLDAAQDAAISQQVPTLAAMTQKAISQLKKNNKGFVLQVEGGKVDWAAHANDAGALLYDQIAFDEAVKVAIDFAMADKETLVIITTDHGNANPGLFSGSKTNENFDRLQQFKYTNDWILRGITRDFSAAQVIERIEAAQGIVITKDEAAAILSHYNQLDEKGIYNPYKLPFKPLALIQSAYTSIGWGAMDHSADYVELAMYGPGSELLPPFVKNIALHQLMLTAAGISKA from the coding sequence ATGAAAAGAAGAGATTTTTTCAGGAATGCCTCGCTTACTGCATTGGGCGCCTCTTTGTTAGGCCCTTCACAACTGGTAGCAGCAGGTAACGCAAAGAAACGGGGTAAAACAGCTAAAAATATCATTTTCCTCGTGAGTGACGGGATGAGTACCGGTACCCTGAATATGGCCAGCTTACTGATGCAGCGCAAATATGGCCGCCAAAGCCAGTGGCTGCAACTGTATGAACAAAATCTGGTAACCCGCGCTTTGATGGATACAGCTTCGGCCAATTCCCTGGTCACAGACTCTGCAGCTGCCAGCTCTTCCTGGGGTGGTGGGGTGAGGGTACCTAATGGTGCTTTGAATGTAAGCGCGGATGGTACAGCACATAAGCCTATCCTGCAGAAATTTAAAGCGGCAGGTAAGGCCGTGGGATGTGTGACTACAGTACCGATTACACATGCTACACCTGCAGGCTTTTGTGTAACCTCAAAATCCCGGGGCGATCAGGAAGAAATTGCTTTGCAATACCTGCCACTCAAATTTGACGTGATGATGGGCGGTGGCCTGGAATATTTCAGCAAAGAAAAACGTAAGGATAAAGCAGATGTGTTCCAACAGTTTGAACAGGCAGGATATGCGGTAGTACAGGATAAAAACACTATGCAGGCATTAAATGCCCCTGCTGGAAAACCGGTACTGGGTGTTTTTTATGAGGGAGGGTTGCCTTATTCACTGGATGCCGCACAGGATGCGGCTATCAGCCAGCAGGTACCTACACTGGCGGCAATGACGCAAAAGGCCATCAGCCAGCTGAAAAAGAACAACAAAGGTTTTGTGCTGCAGGTAGAAGGCGGGAAAGTGGACTGGGCCGCTCATGCGAATGACGCAGGTGCATTGCTGTACGACCAGATCGCTTTTGATGAAGCAGTAAAAGTTGCGATAGATTTTGCAATGGCAGATAAAGAAACCCTGGTGATCATTACCACGGATCATGGTAATGCCAATCCGGGATTGTTCTCCGGTAGTAAAACCAATGAAAACTTTGACAGGCTACAGCAATTTAAATATACCAACGACTGGATCCTGAGGGGTATTACCCGTGATTTCTCTGCTGCGCAGGTAATAGAACGTATTGAAGCTGCACAGGGGATCGTTATTACAAAAGACGAAGCCGCAGCTATATTAAGTCATTATAACCAGCTGGATGAAAAGGGCATTTATAATCCTTATAAACTGCCTTTTAAACCCCTGGCATTGATTCAATCTGCTTACACTTCGATAGGATGGGGGGCCATGGACCACTCGGCCGATTATGTAGAGCTGGCCATGTACGGCCCGGGGAGTGAGCTGCTCCCGCCTTTTGTGAAAAATATTGCTTTGCATCAGCTTATGCTGACCGCAGCAGGTATAAGTAAAGCATAA
- a CDS encoding CusA/CzcA family heavy metal efflux RND transporter, whose amino-acid sequence MLNKIISFSVKNKLIIGLFILALVGWGTYELTKLPIDAVPDITDNQVQVITVSPSLGAPDVERLITFPIEQACSNIPGLKQIRSFSRFGLSLVTIVFQEHTDVYWARQQISERLQQVQQEIPAGVGSPEMAPVTTGLGEIYQYVIRPLPGYESRYNAMELRTIQDWMVRRQLLGTPGVADVSSFGGELKQYEIAVKPEQLKANNVTIADVFDALEKNNENTGGAYIEKGPTVLYIRSEGLTTGMEDIEKVVVKTLNNGMPLLIRDIATVQFGAATRYGAMTFNDKGEVAGAVVMMLKGENSSMVIKNVKAKIAQIQQSLPEGVVIEPFLDRTKMVNNAINTVQTNLIEGALIVVFVLVFFLGNLRAGLIVSSVIPLSMLFAIILMNQFGVGGNLMSLGAIDFGLIVDGTVIVVEAILHRFTHSRHFRNTGVVTQETMDQEVNTATGTMIKSAVFSQIIILIVYFPILSLEGIEGKMFKPMALTVAFAILGAFILSVTYVPMMSALCLNKKINHKATLSDRMMTWLERRYQPALKWMLQFPKTIIAVTLVLFAIAVMILGRMGGEFIPELEEGDFAVETRLLTGSNLNTTIAATQKTAAILLKKFPEVEKVVTKIGSAEIPTDPMPLEASDMMVILKDKKEWTSAKSFDELAEKMTKELSVVPGVSVGFQFPVQMRFNELMTGARQDVVCKIFGEDLDSLALYANKLGELIKTVDGAINLYVETVTGMPQVVIKYNRDAMAKYGLNVSDINRVVNTAFAGQSTGLVYEGEKRFDMVVRLAGGSRQHITDVQNLLIPTAQGIQIPLEQVATVEETEGPNQIQRENTRRRIIVGFNVNGRDVQTIVKELQHKVSTQIKFPPAYSIVYGGAFENLTAARQRLTVVVPIALLMIFLLLYFAFNSVKQGLLIYTAIPLSAIGGIVALWVRDMPFSISAGVGFIALFGVAVLNGILLVSEFNRLKKEGWDDIKRVVIHGTKSKLRAVLMTALVPSLGFIPMAISQGAGAEVQKPLASVVIGGLIISTLLTLFVLPMLYILFERGFRHYHAGKKAGITLLVLLLGSGVSLQAQSAGPVPAGEKITLQAALDMAVKHNLDIRSSRLGEQYYQALRKSNLDIDKTQVGFEYGQINSIEDDNRFMISQGIQFPTVYKHQRNINNTHIGISKTATLQKEQELKAAVKQTYYNLLVLAHKSALLQEADSIYSAFLQKAALRLKTGDTDALEKATAENQRLQIANQLSLLKTDYETTLNHFHLLLNTTSPWVPDEAAVVYPLTVIPDTTAISNTPAMMLQRQQVALSEQENKLAKSVLLPSFNVGYNNSSIMGYQRVGEEEKYFDHSKRFSTVNVGVGISIFSSAQRSRIKASGILVKQREQELEATQQLLNTTLINATHTYYRHLQLLKNYESVLLPNAATIISGANKRLSSGETGYLEWVILINQALEIRSGYLQVVEQLNASAFLMEKLSGIN is encoded by the coding sequence ATGCTAAATAAGATCATTAGCTTTTCTGTAAAGAATAAGCTGATAATAGGGCTATTTATACTGGCACTGGTTGGTTGGGGAACCTATGAGCTTACAAAACTGCCAATAGATGCCGTGCCGGATATTACGGACAATCAGGTACAGGTGATTACCGTATCGCCTTCTCTGGGAGCGCCGGATGTAGAACGCCTGATCACTTTCCCGATAGAACAGGCCTGTAGTAATATTCCGGGGTTGAAACAGATCCGTAGCTTTTCCCGCTTTGGATTATCTCTGGTGACCATCGTTTTCCAGGAACATACAGACGTATACTGGGCCAGACAGCAAATCAGCGAACGCCTGCAACAGGTACAGCAGGAAATTCCTGCAGGGGTAGGCTCGCCGGAAATGGCGCCGGTAACCACCGGGTTGGGTGAAATTTATCAATACGTGATCCGGCCTTTACCAGGCTATGAAAGCAGGTATAATGCCATGGAGCTGCGCACTATCCAGGACTGGATGGTAAGGCGGCAATTGCTGGGCACACCCGGGGTGGCAGATGTGAGTAGCTTTGGCGGCGAACTTAAACAATATGAGATCGCTGTAAAGCCAGAACAGCTCAAAGCCAACAATGTTACCATTGCGGATGTATTTGATGCGCTGGAAAAAAACAATGAAAATACCGGTGGGGCTTATATTGAAAAAGGGCCTACCGTGCTCTATATCCGGAGTGAGGGGCTTACCACCGGCATGGAGGATATTGAGAAAGTAGTGGTGAAAACACTGAACAATGGCATGCCGTTACTGATCAGGGATATTGCTACGGTACAGTTTGGTGCCGCTACCCGCTATGGTGCGATGACTTTTAACGATAAAGGAGAAGTAGCCGGTGCGGTGGTGATGATGCTGAAAGGAGAGAACTCTTCGATGGTGATCAAAAATGTAAAAGCAAAGATTGCCCAGATTCAGCAATCATTGCCGGAAGGGGTGGTGATTGAACCTTTCCTGGACCGTACCAAGATGGTGAATAATGCGATCAATACTGTACAAACCAATCTCATCGAAGGTGCATTGATTGTGGTATTTGTGCTGGTATTCTTTTTGGGCAACTTACGTGCAGGGCTGATCGTTTCGTCCGTTATTCCGTTGTCCATGCTGTTTGCTATCATCCTGATGAACCAGTTTGGTGTAGGCGGTAATCTGATGAGCCTGGGGGCGATCGATTTTGGTTTGATTGTAGATGGTACCGTGATCGTAGTGGAAGCTATCCTGCATCGTTTTACGCATTCCCGTCATTTCAGGAATACCGGGGTCGTTACACAGGAGACGATGGATCAGGAAGTAAATACAGCTACAGGCACGATGATTAAATCGGCTGTTTTCAGCCAGATCATTATCCTGATTGTTTATTTTCCTATACTTTCCCTGGAAGGTATTGAAGGCAAAATGTTCAAGCCGATGGCACTGACAGTGGCCTTTGCCATATTGGGGGCCTTTATACTCTCGGTTACCTATGTGCCGATGATGAGTGCACTTTGCCTTAATAAGAAAATTAATCACAAGGCTACGTTATCCGACCGGATGATGACCTGGCTGGAAAGAAGGTATCAGCCTGCATTAAAGTGGATGCTGCAGTTTCCTAAAACCATCATCGCAGTGACGCTGGTGTTGTTTGCGATTGCGGTAATGATCCTTGGCAGGATGGGGGGAGAGTTTATTCCCGAGCTGGAAGAAGGAGATTTTGCGGTGGAAACACGTTTGCTTACAGGTAGTAACCTGAATACCACCATTGCAGCTACGCAAAAAACAGCGGCTATTCTGCTGAAAAAATTTCCGGAGGTAGAAAAGGTAGTTACCAAAATAGGTAGTGCAGAAATCCCTACGGATCCTATGCCCCTGGAAGCCAGTGATATGATGGTGATCCTGAAAGATAAAAAGGAATGGACTTCGGCAAAATCTTTTGATGAGCTGGCGGAGAAGATGACCAAAGAATTGTCTGTAGTACCTGGTGTAAGCGTAGGCTTTCAGTTTCCGGTGCAGATGCGTTTTAATGAGCTGATGACGGGGGCCCGGCAGGATGTGGTATGTAAGATCTTTGGAGAAGACCTGGACTCCCTGGCTTTGTATGCCAATAAGCTGGGAGAGCTGATCAAAACCGTGGATGGGGCGATTAACCTGTATGTGGAAACGGTGACCGGTATGCCCCAGGTGGTGATTAAATATAACCGGGATGCAATGGCCAAATATGGCTTGAATGTAAGCGATATCAACCGGGTGGTGAATACGGCATTTGCGGGTCAAAGTACCGGACTGGTCTATGAGGGGGAGAAGCGTTTTGATATGGTGGTGCGCCTGGCCGGAGGCTCGCGACAGCATATTACCGACGTGCAAAATCTGCTCATCCCTACTGCCCAGGGAATACAGATCCCACTGGAGCAGGTAGCCACCGTGGAGGAAACGGAAGGCCCCAACCAGATTCAGCGGGAAAACACCCGGAGGAGAATTATTGTGGGCTTTAATGTGAACGGCCGGGATGTACAGACGATCGTAAAAGAATTGCAGCATAAAGTTAGTACACAGATAAAGTTCCCGCCAGCGTATTCTATTGTATACGGCGGGGCTTTTGAAAACTTAACTGCAGCGCGGCAACGTTTGACCGTTGTGGTACCTATTGCTTTATTGATGATCTTCCTGTTATTATACTTTGCTTTTAATTCTGTGAAACAGGGATTACTGATTTATACCGCTATCCCTTTATCTGCCATAGGTGGTATTGTAGCACTATGGGTGAGGGATATGCCTTTCAGTATCTCTGCGGGTGTGGGATTTATCGCTTTGTTTGGGGTGGCTGTACTGAATGGGATCCTGCTGGTATCAGAATTTAACCGCCTGAAAAAAGAAGGCTGGGACGATATTAAGCGGGTAGTCATACACGGTACCAAATCTAAGTTAAGGGCGGTGCTGATGACTGCTTTGGTGCCTTCACTGGGTTTTATTCCAATGGCTATCAGCCAGGGGGCAGGTGCGGAAGTGCAGAAGCCGCTGGCCTCCGTGGTGATCGGAGGACTGATCATCTCCACTTTACTTACCCTTTTTGTATTACCGATGTTGTATATTTTATTTGAGAGAGGGTTCCGGCATTATCATGCGGGTAAAAAAGCAGGGATAACATTGCTGGTGCTGTTATTGGGCAGTGGCGTGTCCTTACAGGCACAATCTGCCGGACCAGTACCTGCCGGAGAAAAGATTACCCTGCAGGCAGCATTGGACATGGCGGTGAAGCATAATCTGGATATCCGTTCTTCACGATTGGGGGAACAATACTATCAGGCATTAAGGAAAAGCAATCTGGATATTGACAAAACGCAGGTTGGATTTGAATACGGTCAGATCAACAGCATTGAAGACGATAACCGTTTCATGATTTCGCAGGGTATTCAGTTTCCTACGGTGTACAAGCATCAGCGCAATATCAATAACACGCACATAGGAATCAGCAAAACGGCTACACTGCAAAAGGAGCAGGAACTGAAAGCTGCGGTTAAACAAACCTATTATAACTTGCTGGTATTGGCGCATAAATCGGCATTGCTGCAGGAAGCAGACAGTATTTACAGCGCATTTCTGCAAAAGGCAGCGCTGCGGCTTAAAACCGGTGATACGGATGCCCTGGAAAAAGCTACTGCAGAAAATCAACGTTTACAGATTGCCAATCAGCTGAGCCTGCTTAAAACAGATTATGAAACGACTTTAAACCACTTTCACTTATTATTAAATACCACATCACCATGGGTGCCTGATGAAGCAGCGGTAGTGTATCCACTGACTGTAATACCGGATACTACCGCTATCAGCAATACACCTGCTATGATGCTGCAACGGCAGCAGGTAGCACTTAGCGAGCAGGAAAACAAACTGGCAAAAAGCGTGCTGCTGCCCTCTTTTAACGTCGGTTATAACAATAGCAGTATCATGGGATATCAGCGTGTAGGGGAAGAAGAGAAGTATTTTGATCACAGCAAACGTTTTTCAACGGTGAATGTAGGGGTGGGTATTTCTATCTTCAGCAGTGCACAACGCTCACGGATCAAGGCATCGGGTATCCTGGTAAAACAGCGGGAACAGGAATTGGAAGCAACGCAGCAGCTATTAAATACCACATTGATAAATGCTACGCATACCTATTACCGCCATCTGCAGCTGCTGAAAAATTATGAATCAGTATTGCTGCCCAATGCGGCAACTATTATCAGCGGTGCGAATAAACGCCTGAGCAGCGGGGAAACCGGCTACCTGGAATGGGTAATCCTTATTAACCAGGCACTGGAAATAAGAAGTGGCTACCTGCAGGTGGTAGAGCAACTGAATGCGTCTGCATTTTTGATGGAAAAATTAAGTGGAATTAATTAG